In one Oncorhynchus gorbuscha isolate QuinsamMale2020 ecotype Even-year unplaced genomic scaffold, OgorEven_v1.0 Un_scaffold_2915, whole genome shotgun sequence genomic region, the following are encoded:
- the LOC124027045 gene encoding hemoglobin embryonic subunit alpha-like, whose translation MSLTAKDKKMVKAFWAKVAGKAEDIGCDALSRTLVVYPQTKTYFSHWKDLSPGSAPVRKHGGTIMGGISLAVASIDDISAGLLALSELHAFTLRVDPANFKILSHNILVVLAILFPNDFNPEAHVAMDKFLAAVGRALSEKYR comes from the exons ATGAGTCTCACCGCTAAGGACAAGAAAATGGTCAAGGCCTTCTGGGCCAAGGTGGCCGGCAAAGCTGAAGACATCGGCTGCGATGCTCTGTCTAG GACGCTGGTTGTGTACCCCCAAACCAAGACCTACTTCTCCCACTGGAAGGACCTGAGCCCCGGTTCTGCCCCAGTCAGGAAGCACGGTGGGACCATCATGGGAGGCATCAGTTTAGCCGTGGCCAGCATCGACGACATCAGCGCAGGTCTCCTCGCCCTCAGCGAGCTGCATGCCTTCACGCTGCGTGTCGATCCCGCCAACTTCAAG ATCCTGTCCCACAACATCTTGGTGGTGCTGGCTATCTTGTTCCCCAATGATTTCAACCCCGAAGCTCATGTGGCCATGGACAAGTTCCTGGCAGCGGTGGGCCGGGCTCTGTCTGAGAAGTACCGATAA